From one Patescibacteria group bacterium genomic stretch:
- a CDS encoding four helix bundle protein has protein sequence MKINKFEDILAWQKAKELTLLVYTIFKANKDFGFRDQIQRAVISIMNNIAEGFERRGDKEFKHFLYIAKGSCAEVRSMLYIAKEQGYVRSTDFDRIYLLTVEISKMLSGFIKTL, from the coding sequence ATGAAAATCAATAAATTTGAAGATATATTGGCTTGGCAGAAGGCGAAAGAGCTGACTCTCTTGGTCTATACGATATTCAAGGCAAACAAGGATTTTGGTTTTCGCGATCAAATTCAAAGGGCGGTGATATCGATTATGAACAATATTGCTGAGGGTTTTGAACGTCGCGGAGATAAAGAATTTAAACATTTTTTGTATATTGCCAAAGGGTCCTGCGCTGAGGTTCGTTCAATGCTTTATATTGCTAAAGAACAAGGTTATGTCAGAAGCACAGATTTTGATAGAATCTACTTATTAACTGTCGAAATTTCAAAAATGTTATCAGGATTCATAAAGACTTTATAG
- the hydE gene encoding [FeFe] hydrogenase H-cluster radical SAM maturase HydE yields MCLTIPGKIIDIKNGMASIAENQNQIKIDLGFVSGAKVGDWILYATERAVKIIDENEAREIINLLETKYKPVDNQKLPDRLKEMIVDLRANQQGQRGKRKVKRITKPDIEYLLSLENPEELTTLYSEANTLRKSELKDFVCIHGIIEFSNYCKNNCMYCGIQKDNESIKRYRMSADEIIEAAGDAIENEGYKLVVLQSGEDLSYSDDDIIGIISALKNNHKVFIFLSVGERSENFYRKAFAAGAHGSLFRFETSNPKLYAKLHPGHSLEQRLSSLRTQQKIGYYVASGSLVGLPGQTISDIASDILMVKKLGVPMISSGPFIPTGGTPLYKIKSQSANRRTKVKTVELFLKYIAVSRLLMPEIKIPVTTALETLDPENGRHRGLLAGANALMFNLTPKKYCKNYKIYDNKYVEREKVWQKYGLFKGEESYEMLEKRLRF; encoded by the coding sequence ATGTGCCTTACGATCCCGGGAAAAATTATAGATATAAAAAATGGCATGGCCTCAATTGCCGAAAACCAAAATCAAATCAAAATTGATCTCGGTTTTGTTTCTGGCGCGAAAGTAGGTGATTGGATTCTCTATGCTACTGAGCGTGCGGTAAAAATTATTGATGAAAACGAGGCAAGAGAAATTATCAATTTGCTGGAAACAAAATATAAACCGGTTGATAATCAAAAGTTGCCGGATAGGTTGAAGGAAATGATTGTTGATTTGAGGGCAAATCAACAAGGGCAAAGGGGAAAGAGAAAAGTGAAAAGGATTACAAAGCCTGATATAGAATATCTCTTGTCACTTGAAAATCCGGAGGAGCTGACGACGCTATATTCGGAAGCTAATACTTTGCGCAAATCGGAGCTCAAGGATTTCGTCTGCATTCATGGTATTATCGAATTTTCAAATTACTGCAAAAATAATTGTATGTATTGTGGAATTCAAAAAGATAACGAGAGTATTAAACGTTATCGAATGAGTGCTGATGAAATTATTGAAGCGGCCGGAGATGCGATAGAGAATGAGGGATATAAACTGGTCGTCCTGCAAAGCGGAGAGGATCTCTCGTATTCGGATGATGATATAATCGGAATTATTAGCGCGCTAAAAAATAATCATAAGGTGTTTATCTTTTTATCGGTAGGCGAGAGAAGCGAAAATTTTTACAGGAAGGCTTTTGCGGCAGGGGCGCATGGTTCACTCTTTCGATTTGAGACAAGCAATCCAAAACTTTATGCGAAATTACACCCAGGACACTCCCTGGAACAACGTTTGTCTTCTTTGCGGACGCAACAGAAGATCGGATATTACGTTGCTTCTGGCAGCCTTGTGGGGCTTCCAGGACAGACAATATCCGATATTGCGAGCGATATTTTGATGGTGAAGAAACTGGGAGTGCCGATGATCTCATCAGGGCCATTCATTCCAACAGGAGGGACGCCGCTTTACAAAATCAAAAGTCAATCCGCCAACCGGCGGACAAAAGTCAAAACTGTGGAATTATTTCTAAAATACATCGCTGTGTCGCGGCTTCTCATGCCCGAGATTAAGATTCCGGTCACCACTGCACTCGAAACTTTGGATCCGGAAAATGGGCGCCACAGGGGACTCTTGGCTGGTGCAAATGCTTTGATGTTCAATTTAACGCCCAAAAAGTATTGCAAAAATTACAAGATATACGACAATAAGTATGTCGAGAGAGAAAAGGTCTGGCAAAAATATGGCCTTTTCAAAGGAGAAGAGTCTTATGAAATGCTCGAAAAAAGATTACGTTTTTAG
- a CDS encoding DJ-1/PfpI family protein, translating into MGNENDVVVVLPNKDFRDQEYAETTRLLHEYSIGYKVVAIMPGECFGVGGTEVATDIEVDEIDPNSFAGVIFIGGPGVESSLRDEKLMNLAKAFNSAGKIVAGICWAVSILANAGVLNGKKVTAWSGCQSDLEKGGALYTGEPITVHQNIITANGPDSADAFGEKIAQTIAG; encoded by the coding sequence ATGGGTAATGAAAATGATGTGGTCGTGGTGTTGCCGAATAAAGACTTTCGAGATCAGGAATATGCCGAAACAACACGGCTTTTGCATGAATACAGCATTGGTTACAAGGTTGTGGCAATTATGCCGGGAGAATGTTTTGGCGTCGGCGGCACAGAAGTTGCTACCGATATCGAAGTTGATGAAATCGATCCGAATTCTTTCGCCGGGGTAATTTTTATCGGCGGGCCGGGAGTAGAGTCATCACTTCGAGATGAAAAGTTGATGAATCTGGCCAAAGCCTTCAATTCTGCAGGAAAGATTGTTGCTGGAATTTGCTGGGCAGTTTCAATCTTGGCAAACGCGGGAGTCCTGAATGGGAAAAAAGTTACTGCCTGGTCTGGCTGCCAATCAGATCTGGAAAAAGGCGGAGCGCTCTATACAGGAGAGCCGATAACCGTTCACCAAAATATAATTACCGCCAATGGTCCCGACAGCGCCGATGCCTTCGGTGAAAAAATTGCCCAGACAATTGCGGGATAG
- a CDS encoding PEP/pyruvate-binding domain-containing protein, which translates to MSNLVIKFEEIKPNDILLVGGKGLALGELANAGFPVPEGFVICSETFEKFLNDNNISGKINEILNKLEEGNIANSAKEIQQLIANCEINMETEEAIYRLFDEEKLLYVAVRSSATAEDNPKMSWAGELETFLYVNKNDLLQRIKDCWSSLYSPRALTYRLEKMVEGDIKVAVVIQKMVPSEIAGIAFTVHPVTKNKNEIFIEAGFGLGEYVVGGDITPDKYVIDKNDFAFLSAEINQQEKMLIFDGAIVSSKDVPRAQKKTQKIEGKKIIELAKMTKDIEDHYKFPCDIEWALEKGKIYILQSRPITTL; encoded by the coding sequence ATGAGTAATCTCGTAATAAAATTTGAAGAAATTAAGCCAAATGATATATTACTTGTCGGTGGAAAAGGTTTGGCTTTGGGAGAACTAGCTAATGCTGGCTTTCCTGTTCCTGAAGGGTTTGTCATTTGCTCTGAGACCTTTGAGAAATTTCTCAATGATAACAATATCTCAGGTAAAATCAACGAGATATTGAATAAACTAGAAGAAGGAAACATCGCCAATTCTGCAAAGGAAATTCAGCAGTTAATTGCAAATTGTGAAATAAATATGGAAACAGAAGAAGCAATTTACCGATTGTTTGATGAGGAAAAATTGCTATACGTTGCCGTTAGAAGCTCTGCCACTGCTGAAGACAATCCAAAAATGTCTTGGGCAGGTGAACTGGAAACCTTTCTTTATGTTAACAAAAACGACCTTTTACAAAGGATCAAGGATTGTTGGTCTTCTCTTTATTCGCCACGAGCGTTAACGTACAGGCTCGAAAAAATGGTTGAAGGAGATATCAAGGTTGCCGTGGTGATTCAAAAGATGGTCCCCAGTGAAATTGCTGGAATTGCCTTTACGGTCCACCCTGTTACTAAAAACAAAAACGAAATTTTCATTGAAGCGGGTTTTGGACTTGGCGAATATGTTGTCGGTGGAGACATTACCCCAGACAAATATGTGATTGACAAAAATGACTTCGCCTTTTTAAGTGCTGAAATTAACCAACAAGAAAAGATGCTTATTTTTGATGGCGCCATCGTATCAAGTAAAGATGTCCCCCGTGCACAAAAAAAGACTCAAAAAATTGAAGGCAAAAAAATAATTGAGCTTGCAAAGATGACTAAAGATATTGAGGATCATTATAAATTTCCTTGTGATATTGAATGGGCTCTTGAAAAGGGAAAAATCTACATTTTGCAGTCTCGTCCCATTACGACACTCTAG
- a CDS encoding ABC transporter permease — MKFFQIIRTTWLNILGKRMRSLLTVIGIAVGIGTIVFLVSLGYGLQEFSVKRISSIQSLTTLDVTQGKTANFKLDEPTIDKISKLSNVSEISPIISLGSKVALADKKTDAVATAVQGDYFVYEDLKLTKGSTFMDDDKKAVLSTALLQALGTDENSIIGKTIAFNISYKQKEQSQSKDLSLIVSGVVSDNTSPFAYIPLSQVQDLLGERAIYSSLKVKTASEDTMGGVRKEIEDMGLSVTSVADTIAQVNSVFGGIRIALGLLGGIALVVAAIGMFNTMTIALLERTRDIGIMKSVGVDNRDIYWMFLAEAIIISGAGGIAGAAFGQLLAVLINVLVGSLARMVGAEPIVLFSTPFTFVAIIVGFSLVVGISTGFYPSRRAAKINPLDALRYE, encoded by the coding sequence ATGAAATTTTTTCAAATTATCAGAACAACTTGGCTAAATATTCTGGGGAAAAGAATGAGGTCTTTGCTTACTGTTATCGGCATCGCCGTTGGTATCGGGACAATTGTTTTCTTGGTTTCTTTGGGATATGGCCTTCAAGAATTTTCGGTGAAAAGAATCAGCTCGATTCAATCGCTTACTACCCTTGATGTGACACAGGGGAAAACGGCTAATTTTAAGCTTGACGAACCGACAATTGATAAGATATCAAAACTAAGCAATGTATCAGAAATTAGCCCGATTATCTCATTGGGCAGCAAGGTTGCGCTTGCTGACAAAAAAACCGATGCGGTAGCTACGGCTGTGCAAGGTGACTATTTTGTGTATGAAGACCTTAAGCTCACAAAAGGCTCTACTTTCATGGATGATGATAAAAAAGCAGTGTTGTCAACGGCCCTTTTGCAGGCGCTTGGTACGGACGAAAATTCAATAATCGGCAAAACAATCGCGTTTAATATTTCCTATAAACAAAAAGAGCAGTCTCAAAGCAAAGATTTAAGCCTTATTGTGTCTGGCGTTGTCTCCGATAACACTTCTCCCTTTGCCTACATCCCATTGTCTCAAGTTCAGGATCTGCTGGGAGAGCGCGCCATCTACTCGTCCTTAAAGGTAAAAACCGCTTCTGAAGATACTATGGGCGGCGTTCGCAAGGAAATCGAAGACATGGGGCTTTCTGTTACTTCGGTTGCTGACACAATTGCCCAAGTAAACAGCGTTTTTGGCGGGATTAGGATCGCCCTTGGCTTATTGGGTGGGATTGCCCTGGTCGTTGCGGCAATCGGAATGTTCAATACAATGACGATCGCCCTTTTGGAGAGAACTCGTGACATTGGGATAATGAAATCGGTCGGCGTTGATAACCGCGATATTTACTGGATGTTTTTGGCTGAAGCAATTATCATCTCTGGTGCAGGAGGAATTGCCGGCGCAGCATTTGGGCAGCTTCTGGCTGTGCTGATCAATGTTCTTGTTGGTAGCTTGGCTAGGATGGTTGGTGCGGAGCCAATCGTGTTGTTTTCAACCCCGTTTACATTTGTTGCCATCATTGTCGGTTTTTCGCTGGTAGTTGGGATCTCGACCGGATTTTATCCTTCAAGAAGGGCAGCTAAAATCAATCCATTGGATGCGCTGCGTTATGAATAG
- a CDS encoding SIS domain-containing protein, with product MDHHHLMYDEIYEEPELIRRLVLDRHNEKLRKAALLIRQAVSEGGDIFLVGSGSSYHSCIFAKNLFSLKNHILVQAMPGSEFLNYISSVDNKSLVIFISQSGESADEIDAFSHIKQHDPQTIAITNDPDSTLAHLCKDVLLLFAGPERAIPATKTYTAEMLQFFLLSEELSGDYLFEMKKEEVLAEMNKILSDGYQSNIRSVAKKIAKAKNIFCLGFGIDLASAAETALKIKECANIETEAFPLHEFMHGPIGMVSSDSAVIIFEPESDGNREILAKIIKISKDAGASSILIGGAENHGAEIHLPVAEFQTLSVFPEIIPVQLIAYYLAIFQSLNPDSPKGLAKIVE from the coding sequence ATGGATCATCACCATCTAATGTATGACGAGATTTATGAAGAGCCGGAACTCATCCGCCGTCTTGTTCTTGATAGGCACAATGAAAAACTCAGAAAAGCAGCGCTATTAATAAGACAGGCAGTCTCAGAAGGCGGAGATATCTTTTTGGTGGGATCTGGCAGTTCATATCATTCGTGCATTTTTGCCAAAAATTTGTTTTCGCTTAAAAATCATATATTAGTACAAGCAATGCCGGGCAGTGAATTTTTAAATTACATTTCCTCTGTAGATAATAAATCGCTAGTTATTTTTATCTCGCAAAGTGGAGAGTCTGCTGATGAAATTGATGCCTTTTCCCATATTAAACAGCATGATCCTCAAACTATTGCGATTACAAATGACCCAGATTCAACTCTTGCTCATCTTTGCAAGGATGTTTTGCTGCTTTTCGCCGGACCAGAAAGGGCAATTCCGGCCACAAAAACATATACGGCAGAAATGTTGCAGTTTTTCCTTTTGTCCGAAGAGCTTTCCGGAGATTATTTATTTGAGATGAAAAAAGAAGAAGTACTTGCCGAAATGAACAAAATATTATCAGATGGATACCAAAGCAATATTCGTTCTGTGGCGAAGAAAATTGCAAAAGCAAAAAATATTTTTTGCCTAGGATTTGGCATTGATCTTGCCAGTGCGGCTGAAACCGCACTTAAAATTAAAGAGTGCGCAAATATCGAAACAGAGGCATTCCCGTTGCATGAGTTTATGCACGGGCCGATCGGAATGGTTTCTTCCGATTCGGCGGTCATCATCTTTGAACCAGAATCGGATGGCAATCGGGAAATCCTCGCGAAAATAATCAAGATTTCAAAGGATGCCGGAGCATCTAGTATTCTTATCGGTGGAGCTGAAAATCACGGCGCGGAAATACATCTGCCAGTAGCAGAATTTCAAACACTCTCAGTTTTCCCAGAAATCATTCCTGTACAGCTAATTGCGTACTATTTAGCAATCTTTCAATCATTGAATCCGGATAGCCCAAAGGGGCTTGCAAAAATTGTGGAATAA